CATGGTGAAGATGAGGTTCATGGCAGCCGATACGGGTTTCTTGCTGGTCACCATCAGCAGGGCGGACACTACCGCGCCGAAGGAAAACAGGATAAACATCAATAATTGCATTTTGAATATATCCTTCTTACGTATTCTAACCGTTCTCTGAGGTCTTTTTCAGGCCTTAACAGGGATTCTTTTGAGAAAATCATTTCGGCGCGGTTGTAGGCGGCCAGGTTTTCATATTCCCTACTCATGACGATGGCTTCCTTGGGGCAGACTTCCTCACAGTAACCGCAGTAAACGCAGCGGGTCATGTCGAGGGTGAACTGCAAGGGGAATCGGTCGCCGTTTTCCTTTTCACGGGCGACGATGGTGATGGCGCGTCCCGGACAGATTTTCTCGCACAGGCCGCAGGCCACGCATTTTTCGCTTCCGTTTTCCTGGGCGACCAGGACCGGTCTTCCCCGGTAGGCATCGAACATCACCCGTTTTTCCTCGGGGTAGTAAATGGTGGGAATGGATCGTTTTTTCCCGGCCGGCGGCACCACAAAGCCGATCAGGTTGACGACCAGATGCCTGGTGGTGATGAAAAGCCCTCTGATCACTTCAAATATGTAGAGCTTTTCCCATAAGGTGAGTTCCAGGTTTCGACGAACTTTTTTAATCTTTTGGGGCTCAATCGGCATTGGAGAAATCCCGGTATTGTATTGTAAATTGTTGTTCATATCCGCCATGGCTATGCCTACAGCATGAAAAGGCCGGTGATAAAAATATTGATCAGGGAAATCGGTAAAATCATTTTCCAGCCCAGTCTCATGACCTGGTCGTACCGGAACCGCGGCAGGGTCCAGCGGATCGTCATCTGGAGCCAGATAAAGAAGATAATCTTGGCCAGGAAGACGCCCAAATTGACGACCATGGCCAGCAGAGTGGATACGGCCAGCGCGGTGGCGGGTGAACCCAGACTGTCATGGATCATGGCCAGCAGATTGGATGCGGCCTGTCCGACCGGGCTGAACAATGAAACCAGGGCGGTGTCGGAAACGAACGGGATGTGCCAGGCGCCGAAGAACAGTGTGGTGACAATGGCGCTGATGGTGACGATCTCGACGAATTCACCCATCCAGAACATGACGAACTTCATGCCGCTGTATTCGGTGAAGTACCCCGCCACCAGTTCCGATTCAGCCTCCGGCATGTCGAAGGGGATGCGCTTGTTCTCGGCGATGGCGCAGGTGAAAAAGAGGAGGAACCCCACCGGCTGCAAAAAGATGCCCCAGCGGAAAAAATCCGCCTGAGCCGCGCCGATTTCCGTCAGCTGCAGGGTGCCGTAAACCATGATGACGCCGATGATGGTAAATCCCATGGCGACTTCATAGGACAGCATCTGGGCCGAGGCCCGCATGCCGCCCAAAAACGACCAGTTGTTGTTGGAAGACCAGCCGGCCAGAACGGCGCCGAAGGGAGCCAGGGAGGCAAAGGCGAAGACAAACAGGATGCCCACGTCCAGGTCGGCTATGACCAGGTTCACCTTGTGGCCGAACAGCTCATACTGGCCGCCGAAGGGAATGACCGCGAAGGTGACCAGGGCGCAGGTCAAACTGATGAACGGGGCCAGGGTATGGAACAGCTTGTTGGCGCCGTCGGGGATAAAGTCTTCCTTGACCATGACCTTGAGGGCATCGGCAATGGGATGAAACAGGCCGATGATCCGGAAGCCCAGTATATCGGCGCGGTTGGCGCCCACCCGGTCCTGCATGACGGCGCTCTGCTTTCTTTCCACCCATCCGAGAATGGGCGCGAAGAATCCCATGTTGATCCCGAAAACGATCAGTATCTTGACAACGGTTTCGATCAGATCTGCTATCATATTACCTGTCGCATTCTCCGCCAATCATGTTAATAAGGTCGAACGTGGGAACGATATCCGCCACAAACCCTCCCTTGACCATACGGGGCATGGCTGCCGTCAGGGCAAAGCTCGGGGGCCTGACCCTGCACTTGTAGGGCTTGCCGGTTCCATCACTGACCAGATAAAAACCCAGTTCCCCGTTGGCCGCTTCGATGGGGAAATAGATTTCACCGGCCGGAGGCCGGAATCCTTCCATCACCGTCTTGAAATGAAATATCAGGGAGGCGATATCGCTGTAGACGCCTTCTTTGGGCTGCCGCCTGTATTCGGGCATGTTCAGATTGACGGGGCCCGTCGGGATTTGAGCCAGGGCCTGCTCGACAATCCGCATGCTCTGGTTGATTTCTTCCATCCGGATCAGGTAGCGGTCAAAATTATCGCCCACTTCCCCCACTGGAATTTCAAAGTCAATCCGGTCATATGTCAGATAGGGGTGGGCTTTGCGGACATCATAGGCGACGCCGCTGGCTCTCAGGCAGGGGCCGGTAAAGCCATAGGCGATGGCCTCATCCGCCGGCATGGTGCCGGTGTTCCGGGTGCGGTCGATAAAGATCCGGTTCTTGGTCAACAGCTTGTTGACGTCGTCCCAGAACTTCCGGCATCCCGCGAAGGCGGCTTTTGTTTTTTCCGCGAAGCCTTCGGGCAGGTCGTTTTTCAGCCCGCCGATCCGGATGTAGTTGGTGGTGACCCGGGCGCCGCAGGTGCTTTCGATCAGGTCCCAGATCAGTTCCCGCGCTTCGACGAAGTAGAGGAAGGCGGTCATGGCCCCCAGTTCCATGGCGGCCGCGGCGACATTGGTGAAGTGGTCGGCGATCCGGGAAAGCTCACACATGATGACCCGGATGTACCGGCACCGTTCAGTGGTCTCGATCCCGGCCAGCTTTTCCACCGCCAGGGCGTAGCCTACATTGTTAATAAGCGGCGAGACGTAGTTCAACCGGTCGGTGTACGGCATGACCTGTTCCCAGGTGCCGTTTTCGCACATCTTTTCAAACCCGCGG
This sequence is a window from Thermodesulfobacteriota bacterium. Protein-coding genes within it:
- a CDS encoding NADH-quinone oxidoreductase subunit I encodes the protein MPIEPQKIKKVRRNLELTLWEKLYIFEVIRGLFITTRHLVVNLIGFVVPPAGKKRSIPTIYYPEEKRVMFDAYRGRPVLVAQENGSEKCVACGLCEKICPGRAITIVAREKENGDRFPLQFTLDMTRCVYCGYCEEVCPKEAIVMSREYENLAAYNRAEMIFSKESLLRPEKDLRERLEYVRRIYSKCNY
- a CDS encoding complex I subunit 1 family protein, translating into MIADLIETVVKILIVFGINMGFFAPILGWVERKQSAVMQDRVGANRADILGFRIIGLFHPIADALKVMVKEDFIPDGANKLFHTLAPFISLTCALVTFAVIPFGGQYELFGHKVNLVIADLDVGILFVFAFASLAPFGAVLAGWSSNNNWSFLGGMRASAQMLSYEVAMGFTIIGVIMVYGTLQLTEIGAAQADFFRWGIFLQPVGFLLFFTCAIAENKRIPFDMPEAESELVAGYFTEYSGMKFVMFWMGEFVEIVTISAIVTTLFFGAWHIPFVSDTALVSLFSPVGQAASNLLAMIHDSLGSPATALAVSTLLAMVVNLGVFLAKIIFFIWLQMTIRWTLPRFRYDQVMRLGWKMILPISLINIFITGLFML
- the nuoD gene encoding NADH dehydrogenase (quinone) subunit D, whose amino-acid sequence is MTQTTKDLYTENMVINMGPSHPVTHGTVKFLATLDGEKIVDLDVGIGYLHRGFEKMCENGTWEQVMPYTDRLNYVSPLINNVGYALAVEKLAGIETTERCRYIRVIMCELSRIADHFTNVAAAAMELGAMTAFLYFVEARELIWDLIESTCGARVTTNYIRIGGLKNDLPEGFAEKTKAAFAGCRKFWDDVNKLLTKNRIFIDRTRNTGTMPADEAIAYGFTGPCLRASGVAYDVRKAHPYLTYDRIDFEIPVGEVGDNFDRYLIRMEEINQSMRIVEQALAQIPTGPVNLNMPEYRRQPKEGVYSDIASLIFHFKTVMEGFRPPAGEIYFPIEAANGELGFYLVSDGTGKPYKCRVRPPSFALTAAMPRMVKGGFVADIVPTFDLINMIGGECDR